The following are encoded together in the Pseudobdellovibrionaceae bacterium genome:
- a CDS encoding gamma carbonic anhydrase family protein, protein MQMSLKGKSPQIAEDAFVAETADIIGAVSIGSQSSVWYRAVLRGDVAPITIGQRSNIQDGSVIHGSYNKSETIVEDDVTVGHGVILHGCHIQSHVLVGMGSVVMDNAIIPKNCIVGAGSLVTEGARYEEGSLIIGRPAKIVRKLTEKEIASLQDSANHYLRISSWYQNNEKE, encoded by the coding sequence ATGCAGATGTCACTTAAAGGTAAGTCACCACAGATTGCAGAGGACGCCTTTGTGGCAGAGACCGCTGACATTATCGGGGCTGTGAGCATAGGTTCTCAAAGCTCGGTTTGGTATCGGGCTGTTTTAAGAGGTGATGTGGCTCCCATCACTATCGGTCAGCGCAGTAATATTCAAGACGGCTCAGTCATTCATGGCAGCTATAACAAGAGCGAAACTATTGTTGAAGATGATGTGACCGTGGGCCATGGGGTGATCTTGCATGGCTGTCATATTCAGAGCCACGTTTTAGTGGGGATGGGCAGTGTGGTGATGGACAATGCCATTATCCCTAAAAACTGCATTGTAGGGGCGGGTTCTCTAGTCACTGAAGGGGCTAGGTATGAAGAAGGTTCACTCATTATTGGAAGACCTGCAAAGATTGTTAGAAAATTGACAGAAAAAGAGATCGCCTCTTTACAAGATAGCGCAAATCATTATTTAAGAATATCATCTTGGTATCAAAATAACGAAAAGGAGTAG